In the genome of Nitrospirota bacterium, one region contains:
- a CDS encoding NAD(P)-dependent glycerol-3-phosphate dehydrogenase, translated as MMSYIAVIGAGSWGTTLASLLVEKGYDVSLWAREQDVADEINEKSRNSVYLPEVPLPAALKATSSIEEALKTARYVLNVVPTQFTRAVFREAVACLRSDAVIISASKGIEQGTLFTVSDILHEVTGKPVAALSGPSFAKEVIRKLPTAVTLAAADINTGLLLQEIFNSGYFRVYTHTDVIGVEVGGALKNVVAIASGICDGLGLGHSARAALITRGLVEISRLGKAMDADPTTFSGLSGLGDLVLTCTGPLSRNYTVGVNLGKGMKLKEILSSSRSVAEGVATSLSAFELGQKMGVEMPIIDQVYEVLYQDRDPETAVLSLMNRALKSEF; from the coding sequence ATAATGAGCTATATTGCTGTCATAGGTGCAGGAAGTTGGGGAACAACGCTTGCAAGTCTGCTCGTGGAGAAGGGATATGATGTTTCTTTATGGGCGCGGGAGCAGGACGTTGCCGATGAGATCAATGAAAAAAGCAGAAACAGCGTCTATCTCCCTGAGGTGCCTCTGCCTGCCGCTCTTAAGGCAACGAGCAGCATTGAAGAGGCACTCAAGACGGCGCGCTATGTCCTCAACGTAGTCCCTACACAGTTTACCCGGGCTGTTTTCAGGGAAGCGGTTGCCTGTTTGCGAAGTGATGCGGTTATTATCAGTGCATCCAAGGGGATTGAGCAGGGAACTCTTTTTACGGTATCGGATATCCTGCATGAGGTAACCGGGAAACCGGTGGCAGCTCTTTCAGGACCGAGTTTCGCGAAAGAGGTGATCAGGAAGCTTCCCACTGCCGTTACTCTTGCGGCAGCAGATATTAACACCGGACTCCTCCTGCAAGAAATCTTTAACTCCGGATATTTCCGCGTCTATACACATACTGATGTGATCGGCGTGGAGGTTGGCGGTGCCTTGAAGAATGTTGTTGCGATCGCCTCAGGAATATGCGACGGCCTCGGCCTTGGCCACAGCGCTCGCGCTGCCCTGATAACTCGTGGTCTTGTAGAGATATCGCGGCTTGGCAAGGCAATGGACGCAGACCCGACCACCTTTTCAGGGTTGAGCGGTCTCGGTGATCTGGTGCTTACCTGTACGGGCCCTCTTTCGAGGAACTATACGGTGGGCGTTAATCTCGGCAAGGGCATGAAGCTCAAAGAAATCCTGTCTTCCTCAAGGAGTGTTGCAGAAGGCGTTGCCACATCCCTCTCTGCCTTTGAACTTGGGCAGAAAATGGGCGTTGAAATGCCTATCATTGATCAGGTCTATGAGGTGCTTTATCAGGACAGAGACCCTGAAACTGCCGTGCTCAGCCTCATGAACCGTGCGCTTAAATCCGAGTTCTGA
- a CDS encoding DUF748 domain-containing protein, with amino-acid sequence MVPRQAINAMTSRLNQKKTVKGIAVFLVVFSIAGFLILPPIVKSVLLKQLSEKLHRQVSIQAVRINPFMLSVTVRGLEIKEPKSQTPFVSFDELYLNLQTMSMFRRGIIAKEIKLVNPYLQIVRNEDLSYNFSDLLQMADQKPADKGGPGSRQRSLRFSLNNIQVINARIDFLDGPKHTKHEVRGAVLTVPFVSNLPYYLESYVQPAFSAKVNGNSVSFRGNTKPFVDSHETNIDLDLKDLNLPYYLAYSPVPLDFTLVSGLLDVQTSLTYAQFKDKEPTLSLKGSTSLKIFKIDDKAGNPLIYLPRLDISISSSDLMARNIHFAKIVLESPEINVSRDRAGKLNLLALMAFTGEKAQGKVAAEDKGKAKAKAESGKETKAEEKKSLPVIDADEIILANGKVIVADASEGRIFRTSLHNIQAKIGHFSTVKDKKAEAEASLQTDSQEEFRLTGNFSVEPLSGEGTVEVKQVVLKKYAPYYGKFVLFSIEDGRFDFMTKYSFLMTGNEPDLKVSDLTANVTALRLRKHGEKEDFLNFPALSVKETSADLGKREIVVGDISAQKGMIVVKRSQDSILNLQTLFAPAATPAARADAEPLQPKQKVAVNPWTVTAKKISLDRHTIMAEDLVPSEPVSMLFDQIHFRGENISTEKNTKGKVSLSLQIEKKGSLKMSGAVGLDPVSAQLKVVSQNVPIMPAVPYFADRIKIIVFDGSISSEGTLSARYSRDTGPTASYKGTASLSNFASVDKVNAEDFLKCSSLYVDSMDVTYNPLVVKIGEVSLSDFYARTIINADGSINLQNIIEKGEGEKEAAATKVEDKAAAEKEQGQVKTEAKNQAKNGNGVSTATDAAGKIITIEKITLQGGTVNFSDRFIKPNFNTNMLEIGGRITGLSSEETKMAVVEMRGKLDNYAPLEITGKVNPLRDDLFIDLNISFKDMDLSQITPYSGRYLGYVIEKGKLSLNLHYLIEKKKLDSQNKILLDQFTLGSQVESPDATKLPVRLAIALLKNRRGEIDLDIPVSGQIDDPKFSIGRIIIKILLNLLVKAATSPFALLGSLIGGGEELSYLEFDPGLSHLNEAGLKKVDTLVKALHDRPSLKIEIAGHADMDKDREGMKRVLFNRKVKAQKLKDAVQQSKAAVPVDDVKIEPAEYAKYLKLAYKDEKFPKPRNVIGMAKDLPVSEMEKLMLTHIEVKDDDLRTLASQRALAVKDLLLRSKLVEQERIFLVVPKTLQPQKKEKVRESRVDFTLK; translated from the coding sequence ATGGTGCCAAGGCAAGCGATCAACGCGATGACATCAAGACTGAATCAGAAGAAGACGGTGAAGGGCATCGCAGTTTTTCTCGTGGTTTTTTCGATCGCGGGGTTTCTGATCCTGCCTCCTATCGTTAAATCAGTCCTCCTGAAGCAGCTCTCGGAAAAACTCCATCGTCAGGTCTCGATCCAGGCGGTGCGGATAAATCCGTTCATGCTCTCTGTTACCGTGAGGGGGCTTGAGATAAAGGAGCCGAAATCCCAAACGCCCTTTGTCTCCTTTGATGAGCTCTATCTGAACCTGCAGACCATGTCCATGTTCCGGCGGGGCATAATTGCCAAAGAGATAAAGCTGGTGAATCCTTACCTGCAGATTGTCCGCAATGAAGACCTCTCCTACAACTTCTCCGATCTGCTTCAGATGGCAGATCAGAAGCCTGCAGACAAGGGCGGTCCTGGCAGCAGGCAGCGGTCGCTCCGCTTTTCGCTGAATAACATACAGGTGATCAATGCCAGGATCGATTTTCTGGATGGACCAAAGCATACAAAACATGAGGTTCGCGGCGCCGTGCTGACCGTTCCCTTTGTTTCGAATCTGCCCTATTATCTGGAATCCTATGTGCAGCCTGCCTTCTCGGCAAAGGTCAATGGCAATTCAGTAAGTTTCAGGGGAAATACCAAGCCTTTTGTCGACTCACATGAGACAAACATTGATCTTGACCTGAAGGATCTCAACCTCCCCTATTATCTGGCGTATTCTCCCGTCCCGCTCGACTTCACGCTGGTCTCCGGGCTTCTGGATGTTCAGACAAGTCTGACGTATGCGCAGTTTAAAGACAAGGAGCCGACACTGTCCTTAAAAGGCAGCACATCACTGAAAATATTCAAGATTGATGACAAGGCAGGCAACCCGTTGATCTATCTGCCCCGGCTCGATATCTCCATCAGTTCGTCAGATTTAATGGCCAGGAATATACATTTTGCGAAGATAGTGCTTGAGTCTCCAGAGATCAATGTCAGTCGAGACAGAGCAGGCAAGTTGAATCTTCTCGCGCTGATGGCATTTACGGGAGAGAAGGCTCAGGGGAAGGTGGCGGCTGAGGATAAGGGCAAGGCTAAGGCTAAGGCCGAGTCCGGGAAGGAGACAAAAGCAGAAGAGAAGAAATCCCTGCCTGTTATCGATGCTGATGAGATAATCCTTGCAAACGGAAAGGTGATTGTTGCAGATGCCTCTGAGGGCAGGATCTTTCGAACCAGTCTTCACAATATCCAGGCAAAAATCGGCCACTTCAGCACCGTAAAAGATAAGAAGGCCGAGGCCGAGGCATCATTGCAGACAGATTCTCAGGAGGAGTTCAGACTTACGGGCAATTTTTCTGTTGAACCACTATCAGGGGAAGGAACGGTTGAGGTCAAGCAGGTGGTGCTCAAAAAGTATGCGCCTTATTACGGAAAATTCGTGCTTTTTTCGATAGAGGACGGCAGATTTGATTTCATGACAAAATATTCCTTTCTTATGACCGGCAATGAGCCTGATCTGAAAGTTTCTGATCTCACGGCGAACGTCACAGCACTGAGACTCAGAAAGCATGGAGAGAAGGAGGATTTTCTGAACTTCCCGGCGCTGTCTGTCAAAGAGACGTCTGCTGACCTCGGCAAGCGGGAGATCGTTGTTGGTGATATCTCTGCGCAGAAGGGGATGATTGTCGTGAAGCGTAGTCAGGACAGTATCCTTAATCTTCAGACATTGTTTGCCCCGGCAGCAACTCCTGCAGCGCGGGCTGACGCCGAGCCTCTGCAGCCGAAGCAGAAGGTCGCTGTAAATCCCTGGACCGTTACGGCAAAGAAGATATCCCTCGACCGCCATACAATAATGGCCGAAGACCTGGTCCCTTCCGAGCCGGTCAGTATGCTATTTGATCAGATTCATTTCAGGGGCGAGAATATCTCCACTGAAAAAAATACAAAAGGCAAGGTATCGCTTTCTCTCCAGATCGAAAAGAAAGGCTCTCTCAAGATGAGCGGCGCTGTCGGCCTTGACCCCGTTTCTGCGCAACTGAAGGTGGTCTCGCAGAACGTTCCAATTATGCCGGCTGTTCCCTATTTCGCAGACAGGATAAAGATCATTGTCTTTGACGGAAGTATTTCATCAGAGGGAACACTTTCCGCGAGGTACAGCAGGGATACCGGGCCGACCGCCTCATATAAAGGCACAGCCTCCCTCAGCAATTTTGCCTCTGTCGACAAGGTCAATGCAGAAGATTTTCTGAAATGCAGCTCCCTGTATGTTGACTCGATGGATGTCACGTACAATCCGCTTGTGGTAAAGATCGGCGAGGTGTCGCTCTCCGATTTTTATGCCCGGACTATCATCAATGCAGACGGTTCGATCAACCTGCAGAACATTATAGAGAAGGGTGAGGGTGAGAAAGAAGCGGCTGCGACCAAGGTTGAGGATAAAGCGGCGGCTGAAAAAGAACAGGGACAGGTAAAAACAGAGGCCAAAAATCAGGCAAAGAATGGCAACGGTGTGAGTACCGCAACAGATGCAGCCGGGAAGATCATAACGATCGAGAAGATTACGCTTCAGGGCGGGACCGTGAATTTTTCTGACCGGTTCATCAAGCCGAATTTTAACACCAATATGCTTGAGATAGGCGGGAGGATCACCGGGCTCAGCTCTGAGGAGACGAAGATGGCTGTAGTCGAGATGCGGGGCAAGCTCGACAACTATGCCCCTCTTGAAATCACCGGCAAGGTCAACCCTTTGAGGGACGACCTGTTCATCGATCTGAATATCAGCTTCAAAGATATGGACCTGAGCCAGATCACTCCTTATTCAGGGAGATATCTCGGGTATGTGATCGAGAAAGGCAAACTTAGTCTTAATCTTCATTACCTGATAGAGAAGAAGAAGCTTGATTCCCAGAATAAGATCCTTCTTGATCAGTTCACGCTCGGCAGCCAGGTGGAAAGCCCTGATGCAACAAAACTGCCTGTCAGGCTCGCTATCGCACTTTTGAAGAACCGGCGCGGAGAGATCGATCTTGATATCCCTGTCAGCGGGCAGATCGATGACCCAAAATTCAGCATCGGCAGGATCATCATCAAGATCCTTCTGAATCTCCTGGTAAAGGCAGCTACCTCTCCTTTTGCCCTGCTCGGCTCGCTCATTGGCGGCGGCGAAGAATTGAGCTACCTCGAGTTCGACCCCGGGCTTTCGCATCTGAACGAAGCCGGTCTGAAGAAGGTGGATACCCTGGTCAAGGCTCTCCATGACCGTCCTTCACTGAAGATCGAAATAGCGGGACATGCTGATATGGATAAGGACAGGGAAGGGATGAAGCGGGTTCTGTTTAACCGAAAAGTGAAGGCCCAGAAACTGAAAGATGCGGTGCAGCAATCCAAAGCGGCAGTGCCTGTTGACGACGTGAAAATAGAGCCGGCTGAATATGCGAAATATCTGAAGCTGGCGTATAAGGATGAGAAGTTCCCCAAGCCGAGGAATGTTATCGGCATGGCCAAGGACCTGCCGGTATCTGAGATGGAAAAGCTGATGCTTACCCATATTGAGGTGAAGGACGACGATCTCAGGACTCTTGCCTCACAAAGGGCGCTTGCGGTTAAAGACCTGCTCCTGAGATCGAAGCTTGTTGAGCAGGAGAGGATATTCCTGGTCGTACCGAAGACGCTTCAGCCCCAGAAGAAGGAAAAGGTCAGGGAGAGCCGGGTTGATTTTACCTTGAAATGA
- the mscL gene encoding large conductance mechanosensitive channel protein MscL, which translates to MFKEFKEFAVKGNVVDMAVGVIIGAAFTSIVNSLVNDIIMPPVGLILGKVDFTNLYLVFRDGKIPAPYSSLADAKAAGAVTLNYGIFINAIISFLIVAFAVFLLVRTINRLKRQSEEPPVVPVTKECPFCLSVIPIKAVRCAHCTTELK; encoded by the coding sequence GTGTTTAAAGAATTCAAGGAATTTGCCGTAAAAGGAAATGTGGTTGACATGGCGGTTGGTGTTATCATCGGCGCAGCCTTTACTTCGATCGTTAATTCGCTTGTCAACGATATCATTATGCCGCCCGTCGGCCTTATTCTCGGCAAGGTCGATTTTACAAACCTGTATCTTGTATTCAGGGACGGCAAGATCCCGGCCCCATACAGTTCTCTTGCTGATGCCAAGGCTGCAGGCGCCGTGACCCTCAACTATGGCATCTTTATTAATGCCATCATCAGTTTTCTTATTGTGGCCTTTGCCGTATTCCTCCTGGTCCGTACAATCAATCGTCTGAAGAGACAGTCTGAGGAGCCGCCAGTAGTGCCGGTGACCAAAGAATGTCCGTTCTGCCTCTCCGTGATCCCGATAAAAGCGGTTCGCTGTGCTCACTGTACAACTGAACTGAAGTAG
- the xseA gene encoding exodeoxyribonuclease VII large subunit: MQEISSERPALSLLQLNGLIKSAIADTLPDQYWVVAEIADLKLNQRGHCYLDLVEKEGNAAVAQIKANIWAYEYRSISNRFQKAANEPLKQGMKILFLASILFHEVYGLSLNVKDIDPTYTMGEMARKKKEVIARLRKEGIIDRNKAHVLPLVPQRIAVISSPTAAGYQDFFNHLDNNPYGYRFFHTLFPALMQGQEAEGSIIKALSSIRKQKSAFDLAVIIRGGGSVTDLNCFDGYPLAAEVAGFPLPVITGIGHEKDDTVVDIAAHTKLKTPTAVAEFLISGIRSFEENVLELESRIIASSELLLREEKQKLTSFAQRLSFVPIRLTTVHRNRLFILQREVQGSMQQRMQNEQNRLSRAEQAIRHLDPAHVLRRGYSITTLRGKILRDAALLKNGVAIETQLQNGTVTSIVQSGKEVTKSAKEQRTDLLPGFEGA; encoded by the coding sequence ATGCAAGAGATCTCTTCTGAAAGACCGGCGCTCAGTCTCTTACAGCTGAATGGCCTCATTAAATCCGCAATTGCCGATACACTGCCTGATCAGTATTGGGTAGTTGCTGAGATCGCCGACCTCAAACTGAACCAGAGGGGCCACTGTTACCTTGACCTTGTTGAAAAAGAGGGCAATGCTGCCGTAGCCCAGATCAAGGCCAATATCTGGGCCTACGAATACCGTTCCATCAGCAACCGGTTTCAGAAAGCAGCAAATGAGCCGCTGAAGCAGGGCATGAAAATCCTGTTCCTTGCGTCAATATTATTCCATGAGGTCTATGGCCTGAGCCTTAACGTCAAGGATATTGACCCCACCTATACCATGGGGGAGATGGCGCGGAAGAAAAAAGAGGTAATCGCCCGCCTCAGAAAAGAGGGCATTATTGATCGCAACAAAGCCCATGTTCTGCCGCTTGTGCCCCAGCGAATAGCGGTCATTTCATCGCCGACTGCTGCGGGGTATCAGGATTTTTTCAACCACCTCGACAATAACCCTTACGGGTACCGCTTTTTCCATACCCTCTTCCCGGCTCTGATGCAGGGACAGGAGGCAGAAGGCTCCATCATCAAGGCATTGTCCTCGATTCGGAAACAGAAGAGCGCATTTGATCTTGCGGTGATCATCCGCGGCGGAGGATCGGTCACAGACCTGAACTGCTTTGACGGTTATCCCCTTGCGGCCGAGGTGGCAGGCTTTCCCCTGCCTGTTATTACCGGCATAGGCCATGAAAAAGATGATACGGTCGTTGATATCGCGGCACATACAAAGTTGAAAACACCGACCGCTGTGGCTGAATTTCTGATATCAGGCATTCGGAGCTTTGAGGAAAATGTTCTTGAACTCGAAAGCAGGATTATAGCCTCTTCTGAGCTGCTGCTGAGAGAGGAAAAACAGAAACTGACTTCGTTTGCACAGAGACTTTCGTTTGTGCCAATCAGACTGACCACGGTCCACAGAAACAGGCTGTTCATTCTGCAGCGCGAGGTACAGGGCTCTATGCAGCAGCGCATGCAGAACGAACAGAACAGGCTCAGCCGGGCAGAACAGGCCATACGTCATCTTGATCCTGCTCATGTTCTCAGGCGGGGCTACAGCATAACCACACTCAGGGGGAAAATACTCAGGGATGCCGCGTTGCTGAAAAACGGCGTAGCTATAGAGACGCAATTGCAAAACGGGACAGTCACCAGCATAGTGCAGTCCGGCAAGGAGGTTACGAAAAGTGCCAAAGAGCAAAGAACTGACTTACTCCCAGGCTTTGAAGGAGCTTGA
- a CDS encoding glutamine--tRNA ligase/YqeY domain fusion protein → MTDETPRPSDFIREIVSEDRKSGKHEKRVHTRFPPEPNGYLHMGHAKSICLNFGIAQEFGGRCNLRFDDTNPEKEEQEYVNSIIDSVKWLGFDFGPEPFYASDYFDFMYRSAEYLITAGHAYVDSQTADAMRESRGTLTSPGKNSPFRQRTVEENLCLFREMREGRHPDGSLVVRAKIDMSSPNINMRDPAIYRIKRAEHHRTGNMWCIYPMYTYAHPIEDAIENITHSICTLEFEDQRPFYDWLLERLAEGGLLKRPLPQQIEFARLNLSYTVLSKRKLVQLVNEGHVKGWDDPRMPTIAGIRRRGYTPESIRNFCERIGVAKRDSVVDLGLLEFCIREDLNKRAPRVMAVLRPLKVVITNYPEAQEEELDAINNPEDPNAGTRKVPFSRELYIEQDDFREDPPKQFFRLAPGREVRLRYAYFITCEKVIRDEKTGEVIELHCSYDSATRGGDAPDNRKVKATLHWVSARHAVRAEVRLYNTLFTKPEPGSESNDFLTDLNADSLEVLDTCFIEPGIAGAAPGSRYQFERMGYFCVDGDSTGDALIFNRTVTLKDTWAKIEKAKK, encoded by the coding sequence ATGACTGACGAAACCCCAAGACCATCTGATTTTATTCGTGAAATTGTCAGCGAAGACCGGAAGTCCGGCAAGCATGAAAAGCGGGTCCATACGCGATTCCCGCCAGAGCCCAACGGGTATCTGCATATGGGGCATGCAAAGTCCATCTGCCTGAACTTCGGCATTGCGCAGGAGTTCGGGGGCAGATGCAATCTCCGCTTTGACGACACCAACCCCGAGAAGGAAGAGCAGGAATACGTGAATTCCATCATCGACTCGGTCAAGTGGCTCGGTTTCGATTTCGGTCCCGAGCCTTTCTATGCCAGCGACTACTTTGATTTTATGTATAGAAGCGCTGAATACCTGATCACGGCGGGCCATGCCTATGTTGACAGCCAGACGGCCGATGCAATGAGAGAAAGCAGGGGAACGCTGACATCTCCCGGAAAGAACTCTCCGTTTCGGCAGCGCACTGTTGAGGAGAACCTTTGTCTGTTCCGCGAAATGCGCGAAGGCAGACACCCTGACGGCTCTTTGGTGGTGCGCGCAAAGATTGATATGAGTTCGCCGAATATCAACATGCGTGACCCGGCGATCTATCGTATCAAGCGTGCCGAACACCATCGGACTGGCAACATGTGGTGTATTTACCCGATGTACACGTATGCCCATCCTATTGAAGATGCCATAGAGAACATTACCCACTCGATCTGCACGCTTGAGTTTGAAGACCAGCGGCCTTTTTACGACTGGCTCCTTGAGCGGCTTGCCGAGGGTGGACTGCTGAAGCGGCCACTGCCTCAGCAGATAGAATTTGCACGTCTGAATCTCAGCTATACCGTGTTGAGCAAGAGGAAGCTTGTTCAACTGGTCAATGAGGGCCATGTGAAGGGATGGGATGATCCGCGGATGCCGACTATTGCCGGCATCAGAAGGAGAGGCTATACGCCGGAGTCGATCAGAAATTTCTGTGAGCGCATAGGCGTTGCCAAGAGGGACAGCGTGGTGGACCTCGGGCTCCTGGAGTTCTGCATCCGTGAAGACCTGAATAAGCGGGCTCCCCGTGTTATGGCGGTGCTGCGTCCGCTTAAGGTCGTTATTACGAACTATCCTGAGGCGCAGGAAGAGGAACTCGATGCCATTAACAACCCCGAGGACCCGAATGCAGGAACTCGGAAAGTGCCCTTCTCCCGTGAGCTCTACATTGAACAGGATGATTTCCGCGAGGACCCGCCCAAGCAGTTTTTCCGCCTTGCGCCGGGTCGGGAAGTAAGGCTTCGGTATGCCTATTTTATTACCTGTGAAAAGGTTATCAGGGACGAAAAGACGGGTGAAGTGATTGAACTGCACTGCTCGTATGACTCTGCAACGCGCGGCGGGGATGCGCCTGATAACAGAAAAGTGAAGGCAACCCTGCACTGGGTGTCGGCAAGGCATGCAGTCAGAGCGGAGGTCAGGCTTTATAACACCCTTTTTACCAAGCCTGAGCCGGGCAGTGAGAGTAATGACTTTTTGACCGACCTAAATGCGGATTCCCTTGAGGTGCTCGACACCTGTTTTATTGAACCGGGCATTGCGGGTGCTGCTCCCGGAAGCAGATACCAGTTCGAGAGAATGGGCTATTTCTGCGTTGACGGTGATTCCACAGGAGATGCCCTGATATTTAACAGGACCGTGACGCTGAAAGATACGTGGGCAAAGATCGAGAAGGCCAAAAAATAA
- the xseB gene encoding exodeoxyribonuclease VII small subunit, which produces MPKSKELTYSQALKELEKIVKEIESEEVDIDILAEKIKRASQILTFCKNKLRTAEDEVKKVLTEMDDEAAAADKEEDP; this is translated from the coding sequence GTGCCAAAGAGCAAAGAACTGACTTACTCCCAGGCTTTGAAGGAGCTTGAGAAGATCGTCAAAGAAATAGAATCAGAAGAGGTGGATATTGATATCCTCGCGGAAAAGATAAAGCGTGCGTCACAGATCCTTACATTCTGTAAGAACAAGCTCAGAACAGCAGAGGATGAAGTAAAAAAAGTTCTGACTGAGATGGACGATGAAGCAGCGGCAGCAGACAAAGAAGAGGATCCATAG
- a CDS encoding carboxy terminal-processing peptidase: MRSCLVFLLLSLLLCGSGYAQDPQHPVHYEANRAKLLTFLIRDSLETSHFSHKKIDDKTSEEAFGLYLKQLDYQKRILLTEDVANLGKYSKLIDDEMNSGNLELPLRGAAILSARAATVYGIVKEILSGDFDFSTREFIETDVEKLAYCKDDLELRERWRKTLKYEVLLQYLTQTEETASIAGKAQKSRDGQTDKKPTEDKDLRNTARDKVLKAYDQFFSRIIREKENEHYERLLNAVAHAFDPHTDYMPPTNKEDFDISMRGSLEGIGATLKEDEGQIKVVAIIAGSPASRQGQLQAEDIILKVAEGANESVPISGMRVQDAVKLIRGKKGTEVRLTIKKPDDKMLTISIVRDVIQIEETFAKSAVIKNNEKGDTFGYLKIPSFYRDFEGSGSGGKVRNVTDDVSAELANLKAQNIKGLIIDLRNNGGGALTDAVKIAGLFIETGPVVQVKSGNDRITALSDDQPEIVYDGPLVILVNTISASASEILAGALQNYGRAVIMGGEHTHGKGTVQTIIDLDNKIPFQNMEAYKPLGALRLTIQKFYRVNGDSTQYRGVVPDIVLPDVISGLRTGEQYLDFALPWDSVKPAAYTPWPKCRPAMSALREKSRTRVKSSQQFNDMEKETTRLAEKKKNTVRSLNIEDVRREIEESRRQKEKDIKTPLSRPKPDNEARTPEEKRQDFLKTVSDDSYVKEAMSVIEDMIAADPSCIPITAN, from the coding sequence TTGCGATCCTGTCTTGTATTTCTGCTCCTGTCTTTACTGCTCTGCGGCTCCGGATATGCCCAGGACCCCCAGCACCCGGTTCATTATGAGGCCAATAGGGCTAAACTTCTGACTTTTCTCATTCGCGACAGCCTTGAAACAAGCCACTTCTCTCATAAGAAAATTGACGACAAAACCTCAGAGGAGGCTTTCGGCCTTTATCTCAAACAACTCGACTATCAGAAACGGATCCTGCTGACAGAAGATGTTGCCAACCTGGGGAAATATTCAAAGCTCATCGACGATGAAATGAACTCAGGCAATCTTGAACTTCCGCTAAGAGGTGCGGCAATCCTCTCTGCCAGGGCAGCGACTGTATACGGGATCGTCAAGGAAATACTTTCAGGTGATTTCGATTTTTCGACCAGGGAGTTTATTGAAACCGATGTCGAGAAACTCGCATACTGCAAAGACGACCTGGAATTGCGGGAACGCTGGAGAAAAACACTGAAATACGAAGTGTTGCTCCAATATTTGACCCAGACTGAGGAGACCGCCTCTATTGCAGGGAAGGCTCAGAAGTCCCGCGACGGTCAGACGGACAAAAAGCCGACTGAGGATAAAGACCTCAGAAATACCGCCCGTGACAAGGTCCTGAAGGCGTATGATCAATTTTTTTCACGAATAATCCGCGAAAAAGAAAATGAACACTACGAGCGTTTATTAAATGCTGTGGCTCATGCATTCGATCCGCATACAGACTATATGCCTCCCACGAATAAGGAGGATTTCGATATCAGCATGCGGGGCTCTCTTGAAGGGATTGGCGCAACGCTTAAGGAGGACGAAGGCCAGATAAAAGTCGTAGCCATTATCGCCGGAAGCCCTGCGTCAAGACAAGGGCAGCTTCAGGCTGAAGATATTATCCTTAAAGTCGCTGAAGGGGCCAACGAGTCTGTCCCCATCAGCGGCATGAGGGTACAGGATGCTGTCAAGCTGATCCGGGGGAAAAAAGGGACTGAAGTCAGGCTCACGATCAAAAAACCTGATGATAAGATGCTGACCATATCGATTGTTCGCGATGTTATCCAGATTGAGGAAACCTTTGCAAAAAGTGCTGTCATTAAGAACAACGAAAAGGGCGATACATTCGGTTATCTCAAAATCCCTTCCTTTTACCGTGATTTCGAAGGATCTGGCAGCGGCGGTAAAGTACGCAATGTAACGGACGATGTCAGTGCTGAGCTCGCCAATCTCAAGGCTCAAAATATTAAAGGGCTTATCATAGACCTCAGAAATAACGGGGGCGGCGCGCTGACGGACGCAGTAAAAATAGCCGGGCTCTTCATCGAAACCGGTCCTGTTGTGCAGGTCAAGAGCGGTAATGACCGGATAACAGCCTTGTCAGACGACCAGCCGGAGATTGTCTATGACGGACCGTTGGTAATACTGGTCAATACGATCAGTGCTTCTGCCTCTGAAATATTGGCCGGCGCACTTCAAAACTATGGCCGCGCCGTTATTATGGGCGGAGAGCATACTCACGGCAAGGGAACCGTCCAGACAATCATCGACCTTGACAATAAGATCCCGTTCCAGAACATGGAAGCATACAAACCTCTCGGCGCACTCAGACTTACGATCCAGAAGTTCTATCGCGTAAACGGCGACTCCACGCAATATCGCGGAGTAGTGCCTGACATCGTACTGCCAGACGTAATAAGCGGCCTCAGGACCGGAGAGCAATATCTTGACTTTGCCTTACCGTGGGACTCTGTCAAGCCTGCTGCCTATACACCATGGCCAAAATGCAGGCCTGCCATGTCTGCCCTGCGGGAGAAAAGCCGCACAAGGGTGAAATCGAGCCAGCAATTTAACGACATGGAAAAAGAGACCACACGACTTGCAGAAAAGAAAAAAAATACAGTCAGGTCATTGAATATAGAAGACGTGCGCAGAGAAATAGAGGAATCTCGCAGACAGAAAGAAAAAGATATCAAAACACCCTTAAGCCGGCCTAAGCCGGACAACGAAGCCAGGACGCCTGAAGAAAAAAGGCAGGACTTTCTCAAAACGGTCTCTGACGATTCATATGTAAAAGAAGCGATGTCAGTCATAGAAGACATGATTGCCGCTGACCCTTCCTGCATCCCGATCACCGCAAACTGA